From Xiphophorus maculatus strain JP 163 A chromosome 12, X_maculatus-5.0-male, whole genome shotgun sequence, the proteins below share one genomic window:
- the LOC102229081 gene encoding uncharacterized protein LOC102229081 translates to MAAQLVVALLAFTSLSAAASEPVCKELVKPLVLDSHSPIYGKWLLHVGSWDKHDLKTDLLSVHSSWVELSPTSDSGVISLYWADRLSEEKCLQGAANVSISGITSHTTFIINGHTSYHDGKYYETCSDCLLSEDTTLLPDGKSKGRYLFLFTRTGALEPSELETFKKQAECLGFLPEYHFVSTDLCPDDRGERTSPAVRKTETDQAENQPAEN, encoded by the exons ATGGCTGCACAGCTGGTTGTAGCTCTGCTGGCTTTCACCTCCCTGAGCGCCGCCGCGTCCGAGCCGGTCTGCAAGGAGCTGGTGAAGCCTCTGGTGCTGGACAGCCACAGCCCT ATCTATGGAAAGTGGTTGCTCCACGTCGGCTCCTGGGACAAGCACGACCTGAAGACCGACCTGCTGTCGGTGCACAGCTCCTGGGTGGAACTGTCCCCCACCTCCGACAGCGGAGTCATCTCCCTGTACTGGGCCGACCGTCT TAGTGAAGAGAAGTGCCTTCAGGGTGCAGCAAATGTCTCCATATCGGGAATAACAAGTCACACCACTT TTATAATCAATGGTCACACTTCCTATCATGATGGGAAGTATTATGAGACGTGTAGCGACTGCCTCCTGTCTGAGGACACCACCCTACTGCCTGATGGGAAATCAAAAGGCCGATACCTGTTTCTGTTCA CACGCACTGGAGCTCTGGAGCCGTCTGAGCTGGAAACCTTCAAAAAGCAAGCAGAATGTCTTGGATTTCTCCCAGAGTATCACTTCGTAAGCACAG atCTGTGTCCAGATGACAGGGGGGAGAGAACATCACCTGCTGTTAGGAAAACAGAGACGGATCAAGCCGAGAATCAGCCAGCTGAGAATTAA